The Frankiaceae bacterium genome includes a region encoding these proteins:
- a CDS encoding helical backbone metal receptor produces MSRVSRDDLGFPVAVPRPVRRVVSLVPSLTESVAGSGLLVGATEWCSHPAGLAVARVGGTKNPRVADVLALAPDLVLANEEENRLEDVAALREAGVAVWVTAPRTVPAALTSLGRVLAVCGIPSPPWYAAACRAWPPGPPPPARVRAVVPIWKKPWMALGRDTFAGDALARLGVANVLATSPERYPRFDPDGLPPYDLVVLPDEPYAFAPGDEAAFGGRPAAFVSGRHLTWYGPSLAEAPGVLGAALRL; encoded by the coding sequence GTGAGCCGGGTCTCGCGCGACGACCTGGGCTTTCCTGTCGCGGTGCCGCGGCCGGTACGCCGGGTCGTCTCGCTCGTGCCGTCGCTGACGGAGTCGGTGGCGGGGTCCGGGCTGCTCGTGGGGGCGACCGAGTGGTGCTCTCACCCGGCCGGCCTGGCGGTGGCGCGGGTCGGCGGCACGAAGAACCCGCGGGTCGCCGACGTGCTCGCCCTGGCCCCCGACCTCGTGCTCGCCAACGAGGAGGAGAACCGGCTCGAGGACGTGGCGGCGCTGCGCGAGGCGGGGGTCGCGGTGTGGGTGACCGCGCCCCGTACGGTCCCCGCCGCGCTGACCTCCCTCGGCCGCGTGCTGGCGGTCTGCGGCATCCCGTCGCCGCCCTGGTACGCCGCGGCCTGCCGCGCGTGGCCGCCGGGTCCGCCTCCGCCGGCCCGCGTCCGCGCCGTCGTGCCGATCTGGAAGAAGCCGTGGATGGCGCTGGGCCGCGACACGTTCGCGGGGGACGCGCTCGCCAGGCTGGGCGTGGCGAACGTCCTCGCCACGTCGCCGGAGCGGTACCCGCGCTTCGACCCGGACGGCCTGCCGCCGTACGACCTCGTGGTGCTGCCCGACGAGCCGTACGCGTTCGCGCCGGGCGACGAGGCGGCGTTCGGCGGGCGGCCGGCGGCGTTCGTCAGCGGGCGGCACCTGACCTGGTACGGCCCCTCGCTCGCCGAGGCACCCGGCGTGCTCGGCGCGGCGCTGCGGCTCTGA